GTGAGCGCTTCCTGTGTAAAcataaaaaggtccggatgtgcccaagcctctgcccgttgtaaaagtattAGTTTGTAAGAGTCTGtatcataaagttttattacaactgaagctgataagtgaaagcgaagtgaaccctgataagtgaaaacaaagtgagcctgataagtgaaagtatttatgactcgatagtaaagaaagggactgggcaatatgattgaactcACTGATATAAATGCTTATCGgagataataatgaaatatcgatcctggttaaatgtgtttttttttttttttaataaagataggttgtttttcttaaaaggtgaatatttctaaatttaaatttaaatacaaaagtgaaagttgagaactcaataaacattagcccggggcaaaaggtcagtatgttttattttcaggacaattatattgttgaaaaagaattgaagatgggtctaaaaacaataaaattgacaatataattgatttccaaattaacttcaagaattgattatatatttatgtattaatttggcccaaaacacaaaacaagttaagtatgagagtccagtagtttattataataatacaaataaatattggaatataaaagggtgatgtgacgacgtttttattccAGCagttgtatggctaagatgagaagtcataatataaaatgccagtgtaagtgtgtgataggagtgtggttgtaaaccatgtaattttcagggacaatgaatggcattaatggtggataaagtaaatacacagatgtattctgatgtattgtgatatatcatgagatatatttcttccctgttccttcaaatgtagaaggacagggtaaattttggtaatgttgtggtgttgttgttcccTGTTTCCTTTCCAAtaagagaaggacagggtaatattttttggtatacaatgagttgtattaatagtgatagtgatatgtaatattgttttttttatcactatatgaggtttattgtgtgtaaacaattgattattgtgccattgtaatccctgtaaattgattgtattgtaattaacaacatctggtaatggtttacattcgtgacactggcgcaggcgtacaataagaacaccgtgaaagactgacagccatacaattatacggagggaatattttgtaaaaggaatgtcctccaagagctcaatgcctcgctggctgaaattgttattagattggaggagcaggtagcagtgctattagcgaaccagagccagccaaccacgagatcaacgaggccgccgcactgcaccggccgtacaatcattggagaagctacctgcctctactcctcacctaccacatccctctgcgatggctacctggggacccacactggacgtcggacaccttctaccacatcacccctcggactacacatcacagcctccacgtagtgataagtacaaaagaattgttatttaaaagtgtgcatgtggagggatattattgtacttagtccgggatgagtgtttaaaggtttaggttcctaccgtgattgcagcttcgggctagggaaaatatgtaccatagttcaaattcatttatgctgaatcgcggtaggaagtaggctcttattaactagacgcggtgcgtggacatttttttttgttcagttggaccggcaatcagctgatcggtcagtgacgtatcgggtgaggcgttcctcccggctcgctggaggattcagttcgagtcttgaagccacgacgacaaggtcctgttgagaatcgcagctcttcctctaaccctatagtgtgggatttagagtaatttccattttttatcgcgtgtaaattaaattcaagttttttaatttttcttcagtgcgtattaaatccctatcagcctccgtaatcttcaaagtagtaagtcccgtaccagcgttttagttaatatctttgattttttatactgttgtaattaaaatttctaaagtttcccatctttcagagtctgagaattaattacattttttgaagtattgtgaattaaattttggtcataaagttaatatcaagttttgtgttatattgattttgagtattttgagaagagaacttttattttattttgttaatttaaaccattttttgagaagtataaatttttagtttcattttaattttaattcattttttaatcagactcttaattagatttgttcgattgtgtgaagttttgaagaaaatcgaatcaaaagtttgtaaactttgttaatttttttggtaaacttgaacttcggaataaaccaagtatttccgaaaagttgtttaatttataaagtattagctccatataaatttaaaatatgtgctataaaaacggtacaaacTAAACAGGCAAAATGTTGCCGACAGGGAAAAGgagaatttatattataatagaaaCTAACAATGCTCATGTTGTTCTCACTTACGCCTCTTTGAGAGTGAGGATTCATGTTGACTAGAGAACAAAAAATAATCTCAAAGAGGCGTATGTTGACTTAGGCCAGTTTGTGACacagaaatatttcatctaaCCACTTAcgccaaaaataaaaacttaaatatctcaaaaactgtttgGAGTTAGCTTACGCCAGTTTGAGATTGTGGAAAGACATTAAAGGAAGACCAAAATACGTGTCTAACTCAAAATCGCCATATTGTCACTTACGCCCTTTTGTGAGTTGACCGGCGATACGTGTAACGcacttatatttgtaataaaggtgaatttacaattatttctgCATATTTACTAAGCTCACAGTTAACTAAATTAACTATAGAATACATCTAAAGAAGACAATTTACTTAAATCACTCAACTTACCACATTCACAAGCAAATATTTCTAGCATGTAGTAAAACACGTGCATGACTCCACATAACCTCAAAAAACTAGGATCTATAGTGAGAACTAAACCTGAGGAAGCCTGTGCCATCTAGTAGAAAGCAGCGGAACTACACTTAGGGTAAGAACAGAACAAGTGGGTCGCGGTAGAGGTAGAGGTCGCGGTGGATGCTACTAGTTAAGTCGCGGTCGATGTCGACAGCACATAGCAAGGAGGTTACCAACGCTGCTCAGTCAAGCTATGACCACTGTCAAGTGAATTCGTTTGATAAAATTTTACTGACTAGATTGTGCTTTTATGCTTTATGAGTCAAGTGATGACAGTGATGAAATGTCAGTTGTCACCAAGTGGTGGCTGATAGGTAATATACCCAACAGACGGTTTCCAGTTCATCCAATAAATTTGATAAGAAGCAGTCTAGGGGAATACCATCATCTTTTTCTCGAACTGAAAAATGACTCGGAGCGATTTCATTCTTATATGAGAATGACGCCTGTGACATTCTCGTACTTATTGGAAACAACCGTTCCGTTTTTGGTTTGCTCTGTTTCTCACCTCAACTTTCATCGAACTCCAATTGAAGCAGAAGAAAAGTTGGTGGTAACAATCAGGTAACTAAAAcgtgatattataaatatttggttaactatattatttcaaaatttaacattgatcaTTTGAGTCAATAACATTAATACCTAGTTTGTAAAAatgagaataattaattattatttgtttataaagtacGCCCCTAGGCTACGGtacttattttataagttatttactattgtaatgcagtaatttataaaatcagaGTCATACagtcatttattattattcagacttttgtgattttatttatttgacgaGCTCTTGactataattttcaaaagaaaagaatttttatttctatctattGACTTGTAAAATCAAACGaggtttaatataatttgtttatatagtaattatggCTTTTATTGTACACGTTTTTCaggtttagttaatattttagctACATTTGGGTTGGCCAATAAGAGTTTTAGTTTATGGTTGATAATGAAACGCTAATTTATAAACCCAAGTTTATTGGTTTGAGACATAGTTTTgatacagtaaaattaattacaacttaTAATACTTTCCACCATCTGCAGCTGTGTTACCAGTCGTGGCGTCTTCGTGACCACTCTCCATAAAGTGGATAAAACGAAGTTGAACTTGAAGTTGCGGAATGTTGTGGGGAAAGAGCCATGTATGGAGTACTCGAGGCTGTCATTGGTTGTTGATGTGGGTAGGCCATGTCAAAAAGGATCCCTTGAACTTGCATCCTAAGCGTAATTTGTCACGTGAAGACAGTTTTCTTACGTGTGGTAACAGAGAATTAAAGAAACCAATATCCTCATCATTCGGGTTTTTCGGCTGCTTTATTCTGTTTCATTTTCAGTTTCTCTTTTTCTAGTTCCAACAGCTGTTGTCCAATAACAGTTTGAGGTGTTACTCGTTTGATGTATCCAGTCTTTGTCTTTGATACATTTCGGGATTCTGCTACATTAGTCAGGTTTCCTGAGGCTTCATTTGTAGGGTGATTTTTAGCTAGAACTATAGTTTCTAACTGTTCAATCTGGACATCATCCCCATTTCCTTCTTCTTCCCCATCTTCTGATACGATAACACTGCTATCATCGTAGTTAGTGGCACGATTTCCACTGGATGGTCTAGGAATGAACTAATCAGTTAAAAAAAAGCATTGACTCGAACTATGGCCAATGAGAGGAGGGCTCATCTGGAGCAGCTGATCCTGACTTCAAGGTCTTCCTTAGCTGCTTCCCAAATTCCTGGCGAAGGGTTTTCCATACATGTCTCACTTGTTTAtctgaaaataaagaataaaaaaatatatatttcttatacatttatactatacataactttatttatatgtatgtatagtaaattgaaagtgaatttattttgtttcaggtatCTAGCAACAGGATGTAGCTTTAAATCCCTTGCGTTTTCCTTTCGAATGGGCGCATCAACTGTAGCTGCTATAGTGAAAAATGTCTGCAAGTGTTTCTGGCAGGTTCTGCAACCTCTCCACATGCCTGCACCGTCTACTTCAGAATTCCAACGCATCACTAAACGGTTCAATGAAGTGTGGAACTTTCCAAACTATATTGGTGCAATCGATGGAAAACATTGCAGAATAAAGTGGCCCACTCCTTCTGGCTCCATGTATTTCAActacaaacatttcttttctcTTATTTTGCAAGCAGTAGCCGACGACCACTACAAGTTCGTGTGTATTGATGTTGGAGGTTATGGGAAACAAAGTGATGGGGGTACGTTTGCTGCTTCCGATGTTGGTCgtttattggaaaataataaattacctatacCTGAGGACACGGAGATTCTCTTTACCGATATCAAAGTTCCACATGTGTTCATAGCAGATGAAGCTTACCCACTAAAAGAAAACATCATGAGACCTTTTGGAAGAAACAACCTAGACGATGCTGAAGAGATTTTTTACAAAAGACTATCAAGGGCTAGAAAAAACTGTCGAATGTGCTTTTGGAATCTTTGCTAAGTGGCGTATCCTGAGTAATTGTATTGAAACTAATCCTTCTACTGTGGATGATATTATTAAAGcagtttgtattttacataatttagttattgatatGGATGGATTCTGTGGTGACGTTGAAGACCTTCCACCCGTTTCCAGCAAGATCAAACCTCAACAGGGCAGGAAACGCGGCCCACAAAAGAAACAAAGTGTATAAGAagaaagtttgtaaattatttcataaacaatCCACTAGAAAGATAGGCCAATTTAGTGTGTAAAAATACCTTTGTAATACAGCTGTAcagtaaattgaataaaaattattaattctttaagaACAGTTGACTGCTATTTAACAACTCtagattaaccctttgagtgccgcgaAGCCCACTCCGTGTTCCGTGGTATTATTAATGAGTATAAAGTTTTGTacacttttacaattatttcgCCTATATTGTCACGGCATTTTCGCATTTCGGCAAAATAATCCTTTAaaaatacagtagaacctcggttaaccgaggtaatTGGGACCGAGGGTACCTCGGATACGGCGAACCTCGGATAACACGGAACGTAACCTAAAAAATCGTTACCGGGGCTAAAAAATAGCTCAAGATATactaaaacatgaacaaaagttattaactgaactgttgtttagtttattagtacaagaaatgttattagtacgcaataaaacgtgagaggaaacggtaacactcacaatactaaacactgttttaatataacactcaatttattgcacaactgaatacgtatgatataggctacacaatgtacagaagtttagttacagtacagtattcctgtttacaaaattaaatcaaagaaatgaaaattaatttactgtacattgtacaaaaataaacaaagtaagctaatcttttttcccaaagaaatcagttattgttttttgacttAGATTAGAGGATCTTAGGCTAGCCGCCCTGTTGCGCCAGCGTCGCAGCCAAACTAAATCGTTTGTTGTTGCGGTTTCTTGTTGTTCAATGTATGCCAGTGCTCCCTCGATCGTTCTTAGACCTTCTGTATGTGATATTTTCTCAGTCGCCCCATCAGGTTCAtcgctgtaaaaaaaacttttgttttacgtaaccgtaacgcaatcaaaaggcagcagttggaattggtatgaaattagttttggattgatgaatgggcaacatttaactaaagtgtaacaaatatactgtagttgtgttaaaaaattgatgttggattatgtttttatgttaaaattttgcataaataaaaaatcaaaaaacttaCTTGTCATCATCTTCTGGTTGGTTGAGCATCTGGATAATCACGTCATCAGTTAGGGCCTGATCCTCATCTCCATTGATCCATTCACTGATGTCCTCTGCACTGATGGGCTCAGCCACTGGAAGGTGGTTACAAAGATTCACAAGCTCTTCATTTTCAGGAGGACATGCTCTTGGCTGGTTTTCAGGAGCAGCTGTCTCTTGGCGGCTTGCCTTTTCAATTCCGAAAAGTTTTGCGCCATGACCTTCTTATAGTGTCCTCCCTAACGTTATCCCAAGCTTCTGACACCCAGTAGACAACATCTTTCATTGTGATTAACTTGAGAGCATCAGTGACACCCAGCCCGTCCTCTAGCTTCTCCAGTAGATTTCTAAGCAGCCTCTTTTTGTAGTTTCGCTTAAAAGTTTCTAGAACTCCCTGGTCTAGAGGCTGGATGAGGGCAGTAACGTTTTGGAGGCAAAAATAAGGCTCTAATGCCATCGCTGACTAGCTCATCAGCATCTGGATGGGACGAAGCGTTGTCAAGAATAAGAAGGGCCTTGCCGAGGGAGTTTTTTGTTCTCCAAGAAAGCTTCAACGACTGGAACGAattcctcaaaaaaccattgtttgaaaatccgcgagtccatccatgcgtttttctggtttgtgtatgtgctgggaaatgtgtccacattagtatttttaaaagcacgtggctttttatacttgcctattacaactggtttgagtttcaaacttcctgcagcattggcacatcctaaaactgtaactcgatctttagatttcttatacccaggagctgatgtttcctgctgactggctaaagtttttgagggcaacattctgaagttaaggcctgtctcatcacagttgaatatttgatcggatgtaaggaccctcactcaaaatcaattttcttattttttcttcaaaaactgtcaCATCAGTTTCATTACCTGAAAGTTTTTCCCCAGATATATTAAGTTGCCGCACTCCATAACGGTTCTTCCATCGCATTAACCACCCGGAACTAGCGGTAAAAGGTTCATCGCCATCGCCAAAAGATTTATGGAAATCTAGCGCTTTTGCCTGCAAAATAGGCCCACTTATTGGACTTCCCCTTGCTCTCATTTCCGAAAACCATAAGAATAAAGCCTCGGAAGTTTTTTCATACTcacactttttaaacgtttttctctCTGAATTGCAATTGGAATTTAAGCTCTGAGCACCCCATTTTTCTAACTCAGCCCTCTTCCTCCTCCAATCTCCGACGGTAACCTCACCAACACCCAAGTCTTTAGCGACTGTTCTTATTGACTCACCATTGTCCAGACGACGAATCGCATTTAGTTTAGTCTCTAAGGACACAACGACACGTTTGCGTTTAGCACtcatttacacctactgtaactgcacttaaacacacaataaaaaaacagtgatagacacttgacttgtaaaagtaaacaaaggacTGCCACTGAGACGAAATGGCGTCTTCGGGCAGACCGATGATGCACGAACACATCCGAGCTGAAGCTGTACACCAGGACAGCCCACTAGATGCGCAATAAGCTACGGAGTCGAATCGGGGTGGTGGGGAGAGCGAGTGGCTCAGTCGCGTCTCGGCATTGAAACAGTTCGCATTGGTCCGGCGGCGAGCGGTGTCGGGTTACAACACCTGCAGCTGCTCTGGCGAGCGGTGTCGGGTGACAGTGCCGTATGCATTCGGCAAAGATAAGCGCTAAGCTACGCAAATATTTGGCCGAGGAAACACAACAGTTGccaacaatttactgtacagtagttttaaacgcattgcaggctagcgtgcgtattgcgataaaaggagcacccaaacgctcattactgtacgtagtttgtgcgtgtttcttttgctttttaaataaaaaaaaatcgtcCGAGGACGGCCTCGGTTAACCCGGAGTCTCGGTTAAGCGaggctcggttaaccgaggttctactgtaaatgttaaataaatataaatgatgaaataataaaatagcctattataaatgtactatagaaaatgtttttgttgataattgaaataaaaacacttatataATATGTCTCTATAATAACTGGATaccttttattttgtgtattgtaaCTTGTATCAATCACCTGTCGTTCCAAGTTGATTTGCTATCTTCTTCCACTCCTTTTCTAGAACATGCCGGTTATGATGTTGTCTGTGGGTTTTGTCCCACAATACGGGAGTGAGATGCACAATCGCTATGAGTTCTTCCTTCATACTTGATTTGAACAAAACAACGCAACAAAGATTTAAGTGTACCTTACCGCACGGGATGACAGACGCCTGACTACATGCGAGCTGTTGGGGTGTGTAGTGTAGGGGAGGGGGGTTGACAACTTGGCCTTGAACGCGCCAATCACAGCGAAGCATCCTTGAAGACCGCGCAGTAGGCATCCATGTAAAACAAACTCATTTGATTTTCAAAAGCATCGATGTAAACCTCCTGGATGGCATCGCGCTAAACCTCCACCGCGACTTACCTGCTCTGTTCTCTTCCATTCACTACAACGTGTTTGTTTTACATGGATGACGACATCGACCGCGACCTCGACCTCCACCTCTATCGCGACCCACTTGTTCTGTTCTTACCCTTACTAGTTTGCAAGTATGTAGCGCTTCTGTGCTAACTCCTAGAGAAGAAAATATACAACGTTACAAATATGTAACACCGTACAGCACAGACATAAAAAAATGCGTTACTTATTTGTAACACCGTGCATGAAAGATTTAAATACTGTTTCTGGCCTAAAATCGTATCTTGTGTTATTTAAAAGCAGTCCACTAATTTCGGCCTTTGTgtgacaatttaaatatacaaaccaaattgatatattatttatttagtcctTTTTAGTTTTGTAGGTGTGAACAACAACGAGGAACGTAAACTCATGTGTATTTTACTTGataatgagaaataaattcaGGAAGAATAGAGTTTATGAATTGTAGTCTTTGCTACAATGAATAGAAAGCTCTGCGTAAACAATTATTTGCAGATTGTGAAGAGGCTTGTGCCAATATTGAAAATGTTCAGGAAGAGAAAATAGAACGTGAAGGATCAGATTACTTGGAAGATGATTTGGAACATAGTGATCGTAATACGGAAGAAATGTCAGTAGAAGAAATGGGGAAATAATGGCATAGTAAACCGGAACGTCCTAATAGGTATAGACAAAACAACAGTGTGGAATTATCATATGGACAATGATAATTTACGTAGAAGAGTTCGAAGACAAAATATAAATCGGGCATAAAGAATTAAGATTACGACTTGCATCGCCAAGAGGTGAGGAATTGACAAAAAACACCATACGAGACTTGAAAGCTATTTTTCCCAACTAACTTATCGACAACATTGTCGAATGCACTAATATTTGGATAAAAAAAGTAACTATTCTCGTGATAGAGACGCATAACAGAATGACAGGTTCGAAGTCCATGCCTATatggattttttgttatttgcagGTTTGTTAAGGTTTTCTCATGCAAGTTTAGATGATTTTGGGGCAAATGATGTAACCCAAGAAAGGTAAGGTTTGTAAAACAAACGTAAAAGCAAAACATGCGTCAAAGAGACTActattgataaaaacatttttatattgtgtaaacaTGGTTTTAATGGGCAAAATGTAACTCAAGGTTACATACAtcattgataagtttttttttcaaatgaacacTTAGTTGGTGCAGTCCTCACACCATTTCCGTTGGTGTTTGCCACACATTGCCTTTGAGCAGCGACGGCAGAAACGGGTGTCATTCTTCGCTTCTATGAAGGACAAAATCCACAGATTTTCTTCCCTAGATTAACTAAGGACCTATTTGGGCAGCAGGAATATCAACTTTGAGGATGCTGGCGATAGATTCTCGTAGATGCTTCGGCAAAGTCGTAATGCGATATCGATTTTGAGCCAAGGCTTTACAAGTTCACAATGCAAATCTCTAGCAAATTCACTTCTCGAGACCGGCTTTGAGCTCTGAGAAGTCTTGTTATGTACGTAAATTACGTACCAATTGACTAACGCTATGTTTATTATGCCATAAAAATGCACAATGACCATCTTCTAGTTTTCGGCTGCACGACATTTTATTACACATCCGATTTCTAGAATTTCTTCTTAGTCTATTTATATCGGCACATTTATCAAGGCAAGCTGATGACACTTTACTAGGATTCTGTTCAACAGAAAACTGAAAAAGTATTGTTCCCGCTATAGATTTTTACATATCTTCTGTCGACATAGAAGCATTTGCTCATCCTTAcgtttagatttttttctaaatgaatGACTTCATCGTCTTGATAGGCAGTCCAATTAAAGTTTTTGTTACCTTCACGTCTTCCTCTCTCTTTTCACAATAGGTAATATAGGTATTCCCAGAACTGAAACATTAGCTGCAGATTCTGTGATGTTTGGCTGTTATACTGCAACATCACTGTTGTCAAGCTGCTCTACAACTTCACAGTGATCCACCTGATCTACAAGTTCATTCTGGTTTATCTGGAAAAGAGTAAATGAGGACTGTTGAACAGCTTCATAACAAGAATCAGAAATGTGTGTAGTTGTCACGTCTTCAACAGACTGTCGACAAGACTGGTGGTAAGTATCTTCtgaacatttttgaatatttgtaattcCTTGAACACCAACTTCAATGTTCGTCTCCAAATAACTCACTATTTGCTCACTAGATTTTAGTCTCTGCAGAAATACATTGGAGGAGTATTCAGCCCTAACACTTGCTTATTTCTGCACCCTTGCTGCCATCATTCTAAATTTTTCGTTTTTTGAAAGttgtaacagtccacaccagtctctgttactgatgctggctagctcaggggaaagggggggtaagttgttccaagtcctaggcgaagtccacaacaacgacgaaaaatgttcaatatttatttttgaggcgccaccttgttttggaaggagactccagggactgtaacaaggaaccagtcctttccaggttccgggacttcaccagggtaagcaggtgtagggacccaagagaattaccaaaggtcgatgaaccgtttacaataaaagttaaatttaattgtgagaataagaatatatttataaatttagtaagtaggaaaatgtttggtgtgactccaactatattaatataactataaatttaagctgtgaagacgggaaaactcaagactacagaactttacagactcgagtttattgcaataattcccgtaaagggcaaaaacgtatcctatatcattttataacagttacagacagtattgcctctaatctgcgctacagtaaaaacaaaaaaacaactccatatatatatatatatatataaccaagactattactgatataaccacacagacttagataagataccttaagataattaaacccttcttacaatacagatatataattaaacatttaacataaaccaacttaactacctaaagacagtaaaagagtaataattgatgcaactcttatttgtggagtcccaggcgctgagtatccttcgagaggtatatcgagaggaatggtccccGTCTCGAAGAGGAATACAGTATAACCTGAGAGATCACCaaaaaatttgtaagtcactcaccagaagacgacaagtccacgcccggtaacttcaacgaagtcgaccgaaccgagaggaagcacacacgaccgcgggtgaaccggatgcgcggtacggcagtgtcggtcggtacggcaCGGCAGACGAACAGGCGGGTGCCGGCAACAGCAACTCGGAGAGCGCAGCAACAGTGGGACTAACAGATTATCCTCAGTCCAGAAGCCACGATCAGATTCCAGGGAATAAAAACCCTGCACAATGTACAAAGATGATAGCCCAGCTCTTTAAATTACTTACAACACaacgtattcaaagtttttaactacactgaatattaaatacaataacgaaagcaccataacgaataataattcaagacaacagtaaaatacatattttataagtaacagtCACAGCATCTTTACGGGATTGCAACatcaattacagttactaaaaggtaCAAGTATCATAGCGGAATAGTCTTGTGACTAAAAATGGAGTGCTTTTGgactaaattgcttttagtatttactaagtttagaattattactgcctgtattattaattattttcaaagaaacagttttattaaaataacaatcaatcacacattgcacagtacaataccaatac
This genomic window from Homalodisca vitripennis isolate AUS2020 unplaced genomic scaffold, UT_GWSS_2.1 ScUCBcl_4777;HRSCAF=11151, whole genome shotgun sequence contains:
- the LOC124373070 gene encoding uncharacterized protein LOC124373070, with the protein product MEENRAETKLNAIRRLDNGESIRTVAKDLGVEGHGAKLFGIEKASRQETAAPENQPRACPPENEELVNLCNHLPVAEPISAEDISEWINGDEDQALTDDVIIQMLNQPEDDDNDEPDGATEKISHTEGLRTIEGALAYIEQQETATTNDLVWLRRWRNRAASLRSSNLSQKTITDFFGKKD